The DNA segment tagacgaagctccagctggccaaccactgcctagcccctctttgatccacccgcctcgtccaatcgcaaacctgccccatgaaatagggtgtccagaatacagagtacgagacgtgagcataaaacgctcagtacgagagtatgagtatacatgcatgcaaagtgaactccctataaactcgaggtcaaggatcagataacagagacagatcgggccctggtatgtagcatgttgtgccgtcgcttcaggaggtggctcccataccataataccagtggatatgccggacccaaatcgatggaagtccaaccactaacaggataggaaaaaaccttactaacagacatctcgaaggagatagctcagtatgcaaatgaatgcagcataaatcaatgacatataaactatgcagtcacataatacatgcatactcattcaggatatctcgaacagtatttTCGTACTTCAAATACTAGgtaagtgctatcagccctaggtccacgcctataatccgcgctacactgccaaatgatactactatcattaaagcgttctaaaagccttaactaagctaaagcatacttctaaatatttttaggaagcaaaagctataccttcgtctatcgttagccctttgatgtcgatgcctccagaacttgggcacaactctgctatgacttccgaacgcctcgacgactcccgggtcaagcctagaaaGGCTAGAATAACTCAAATACGACtagaatagagaggaaatccggaattggcaattgaaaatgaattctcggccttctatttatagacaacgatcggagcctccgaacctcgatcggaacgtccgatcctgccatcggagcttccgaagatcctgatctgccacgtgtcaaaatatcacttgttgacttcggataggggtgatcggagcttccgatcttgccacacgtcatgcctgacgtaataccatcggagcttccgatcctgcatcggagcttccgatcctgcatcggagctttcgatcgtgccttcggagcttacgatccgtccgatacccaatttatttaattagcattaatcctttaattactcaattagggtacgggctactacaattgtTATGCATTCAAGTACGCTCCTGCTAcagtttattattttatattcttgattATTTAATATGATGGACACTGgaattatattatatgatttttccaACAAGTGGTATAATAGCGAATCATGTTTAAATCATTGAGATGCggtttatatatgatttggtcTAATcgaaaacataaaatattttttttaaatctatgTCGAATTTCAAGTccagattttattgtttattattttttcgGATTAAAAAAATGGGGGATTCGGAATTTTCGAATTAGGGTTTTAGGACCGCCAAAATTCGATTAATTCAGCCGACTTACGGCCACTCTCCGGTGGCCATTGATGAGGCGAAACATTGCCCGTGTCCAGGCATCTCATATAGTACAATTTATTGGTCGGTAGCCATCGCATAATGGTTGGATTTTGAAGCCAAAGTTTCGCCTAAAACCGAAGATGAAAATCTTTGGCCAACATTCAGGCTATCATAGGGACGATCAGGACTGGTGATGTTGCCGTGGTGGCAAGGCCATCTTAATGAGTTTGGAGGCCCTAGGCTAATTGTTAGGGTAaggttttatataatttttttattaatagaaATATTACATAAAGACTAATAAGTAAATGAACATAATTATCATCCATATCTAATTTAATAAACAAATATGCTACATCttattaaattataattattttcataagttaaatttaataactTCTTGTGAAGCCGGAGACCCTATCTAAGGGAAGCCCTAGGCTACCACCTAGGGTGCCTCCTCCTAGAACCAGGCCTGTGTGGTGGTCGCCTACATGTGTACTGTCATTGGCCGGTTGGAATTGGTCGGAGGAAAGGCGGCTGCGGGTGGAGGAAGATGATGGGTTAGGGTTTCTTTTTTtcgcattttttatttttgaaaattaaaaaaaatcaaaaaatcatgaaaaaaatagaaatttcagatttttgagAAATATTTCTAACCAGTCACATATTTTTTGGATGAAGTTTAATTCGGTTATAAGTCcattttgttttggattttaaggatattttagttttaaagatttaaatttttaattattcaaataatgataaggttattttgatatattttaaaatgattttatgaaaattaattttttttgaaatataaaaaatttcgtGTATGTAATTTTTATGAGTGTTAATAGGTCCAAAGGAAGGTTAATATTTAATATGGTTACATATGCATTTGTGGGGGTAAACATGTGGTAGTTATTCGGTTTCATGTGAATATCGGCTCAAATAAAGATTGTTTTTGCCATGATATTTACTATCAGTGTTCGGTATCCTATTATTAGGTTTGcattatttcaatttattgattattttatatgTATTCAATTTATCGGGTCAATATACATGGGTCcgttaatttttaatatacgGGCATCCAACCCAAAAATAATTACCCATGACCAGTTAATTGTTTGATTTGCCTGCTAGTGGGCATAGTCCGTAAAGTCAGTGGttaaataattgaatttgaccaaattatttaaaatttagtttttaaaaaaatggtcaatttctttgatattaaatttgaataagttaaggtatatatattttgagatAAATTGATTGAAGCAACATATCACCAAAGTGATATATCTtgtgaaaattaattttttttggaataTGAAAGGTTTTGTACATGTaacttatataaataattaatcggTCCAAATGAAGATTATTATTTAACAGAATTACACGTGTATTTGTGGTAATCATTACGTGATTATTATTCGATTTTACATGTGAATAAAAATCGGTCCAAATGAAgacttattatttgatatgttcttATGATCTGTTTTTTATTAGTGCACCGAGATATCATTTACGAGTTAATATCATGTCCAAATATAGAATATTAATGGAGTGTCCAGTATCTGAGGATTAcctttatttgaatttattattatttattttgatattttttgtgaatatgtttaatttattgataattttttgtTTAGTTATGAATACTCCTACTAGTTTTACTATCAACATCAACTTAATTCTTACTTTTATAGATGGTAATTATTTTAAGTGTGGAAAATGTAATGTCTTGATAGTTCTTGGAATAACTGATCAAAGACATTGCACTATATAAAGACCGGTCAATGTCTCCTGGTGATCGGAGCCAGAAACTCAATTGACCACTGTAAGTTTTGGAttcgttttttatttttttatttgtttttaaactCGAAGCCTTTTCTCAACGTTTACAAGAAAAAACTTGAATTAGAATATTTTTTATGGGCAATAtggttttttttaatgttttatatttttttcttatgattttaaTCCTTTATTTTCTTTATGTTTTGTTGCAGCTTTAGAGCTTGCCATTATCTGTAGGCTGTAGGTGATCGTAGTGGATAGAGTGCTGAAAGCATAATAgatatattttgttttgtttcattctATTTTCTTGCATGTGAGCTTATAAATTAGAGTTATATATGCTATGGGCGGATGGAGGGGGTTGCAAGCCTGGGTATAACCTAGGCCTGATTTGGcccaaattatatatatattattttttaaaccaaattttttatgtttttagctTAAAATGATTATAGCCTAgtccataatatttattatttttgatatattataaaaattttataaatacattgatatttcaaaaattttaaccactctttaatttatttttggctTTGCCCCTGTATGCTACAACCTACATGTACAATAGTTAAAATCAGTTACTATTGTCAAAACATGAAACGCATAATTAATGTtcatgatttatttaaataaaaggatttaattaatatagcgtttctgttaagttatttttctGAACTAAGTAAATTAACGTATTTTTAATAAGAAAAAAGcagtaattatattaaaaattaaaaaaaaaaacgaagggAAGTTAGAGAACTACAATATGTAgtttgaaaataaatcaaaaatacaaaccaCGACCATAtcgtatgatttttttaaactcGCCTTTATTTAATTTACCAACTAATTAATAACTAACTGGTTTTATTAAATTTGATCACGAAATTTCTTTTCCATTGCGTTAATTCGAATTTTGAATCAGATAACTTTCttgtataatatattattggaGTTGTGCATGGTCGTGTTTGGATTGATGGATTTCAAATCAACGaatttcgattataattttatttatttaaactgAAATAATTCATGAAATCTTAAAttcaaacattaattaattatacatTAGTGATAGAAAAATAGAacaattgttttaaaaaatataattatttgattGACATGAAATTCATTTTAATTAGCATGAAATACTATATAAATACGTAAATAATTGATGCTTAGTTTATGGTTTTATATTTCTCAAAAAAGCAAAAAtacatttaaataatttaaaattaatcgatcCAAACACAATgggagaaaaattttatttaatctagGAAACAAAACCATGCAAGggcacacgtcatgcatgaccaCACCACCTTTGTGCTCTTAGAATTAATAATTGAAACGCAATACAATAAGTGGGTGTTGTTGATCTTAATGATTGTTTCTTAAgtgaaaatttttatatattctgAGGGTAATTTAAAGCAAAACATAATGTCACTCCCGGATTTTTATTTGGTTTTATGTCATGTGGATTTAATATTATGATAGTTAAAATACATGTGCACCATGTTAAAATTTTCGGATATGATCTTACTATTTAATTATTTCCTCTATGAACTTTTTCTGAAGACAAATGTATATTTTTTGCCATTACATGATCTAAAATTAAGGGTTTTCAGGAAAAAAAGAATCGGTCAATTCTCTTTAacaaattataataatttttaatattatcttTCTACATACATATGAAACGCATCTAACTTACGAAATTTTGGCTTAATTAATTTgctaataaataataataaccttGAAAAGGTCAAAATATGAAAAGAAGTCATTTTTGTCTTGTTATGTGAGTCATCAAATCTTCACCAGATCTCAACTATTAGCTTTGATTTAATGTGCTCGTGTCATCACTCATCTACAGTCCTACATAAGCCACAGTCATACATAAGAATAATgtgtaaagaaaaaaaaacgtcGGTTCAACGAATCAAACTCTTTACCTTTGATcaaatgtttattattttatggaTCATGCTACGTTACAAATGAGATTACACGTTTGAttgtaaaatatatttaaaattacaaaattattttaaatataattttaaaagatttttttaaataaaatataaaaataattttataatttcaaatacaATTTTTAACTCAATTTATAATTCTCATCGTACATATAACATTTTCcttattttatttctcagtCTTTGGCTGGTGTGTACCATTTTGTCGATTAAATTTGAATCATGGTCGaggaatcaaatatttatttataataacaTTTTTACGTAACTTATGTTAAAATActgaatatttttcaaaaagtcAAATCGTAAAACTTTAGTGAGAGCatcatttattttaattttaatagaaAGGTTTTAACAAGTGGCAGCGCCTAAAAACAGCCACGCTTAACAAATAACAATGTAATTGAGCTCTAAACCAAGCGCGTTGGATTCTTTGCCAATTGAATTTCCACCACttgaacaattttattttttttatttccttaaaaaaattaatattctttagtttattttttttaagaacatATGTACATCgggttatttaaataaatataataaatttaaaattttttttaacaaatatcacaaattttaaaattttaaaaaaatataataacgtGAGGTTTGAGACCCCGCTCCTCATTTGTTATTTTCGAGGAGTTAGGGTTTCAAATCCCAACTCTTCATTGAATatacatttatattttattcttatatacatatatattgaattttatcattattatttattggttttataTTTACATTTATAGTTGTTTTAcatgtttaaaaaatatattttgttacTCTTCGAATTGATAGATAgacatttgtttttttttaatttattaattacatGTTTGAAAAGTGACGAATCTAATTaataatactttttaaaaaacgaacgttattaatattttagatgtttgaaattttacaataatgtagaacttttataaatttataatattttgatcaatgatattcaattttaaaaaaatatcaattaaccaataaattaataaattattattttaaaaattattttttgattgaATGAACGTGGTTTTggttatatatgtttattttcatagatttttataagagtttttctaaaaaaattataattttagtaaTTTATTAAAACTATTAATTTAACATATCAATTCAAGTCGagactaaaaaaaatttatcttttataaaaattattaatttatcaaaaattaaatttatgaaagtttattttatcattttatttaattctaaattttataatagaaaaaacatatatgcatataaaatctaaaaatatttttataattattaattatgaatataatatttttctcaatCTCGATAAAATACTCTTATGTAAATCTATGAAATTTAATAAAACACAATTTTCTTATATAATTAATCTCTATATTCATTTTGAATCATAGatactttataaataataatttattaatttatcaattaattaatgcattttaaattaataaaatatcatcaacgttatattattaatttataaaagtTCAACtgcaatattataaaaattttaaacaactaaaattttttaaatcataaCAATCGCTTTTTttaacatgcaaaaacaattaaatctgtaaatataaaactaaaaaataacaatgaaaaaaaatggatattatatatataatatatatatatatatatatatctccctatatataaagaatcttcCCCTTAGACaccatatttttatttgtcgaaATTGTccttatgtaatataaatattacacttttactttttttttttttttgaaattttgatatttcaaatttccatattttttcaataaattttaaatttattttaatattattttataaatgaaaaaattaaatattatcgaaaaaataatatttatacataacatacaatattatatatattatatgattttatacacacgcaacgcgtgtgtgcgattatgctagtatatataatatatatgctaTGAGGAGTAGGGGTTTCAAACCTCAATTTCTCGAAAATAACAAATGAGAAGTCGGGGTCTCAAACCCCAACTCTTCAATGAAGTGGGGTCTCAAATCCCAcgttattatattataatcgTGTGTTTAATTTTTACTGTATACGAACGATCAAACATATACAATTAAGGACGGTTCTAAGTTAGAGCAGACTAGGTTATCACTCAGGGTTCATCTTGAAAGTAGTccctatttatatatatatatatatatataattagtttttaaaatattatctcaataattttgattaataaaaaattatagaacaagataaaaaacaaaacaaaagtcTAAAACATTCATCAATCAAGGGTATGACAAAATGGTTTTTGAAGGATGATATTAGGTGATTCTATCTATGctataaaaggaaaaaaatccTCAAAGATTTCATTTTTTCCTGCAAAACAAAATGATCATCCaatcatattatatataaataaaatacattggAAAATGTTTCTGATCATGTAACATAATATAAAGTCATATAATATCTGGTTTAAATTATGGGGTGTGCTGTATCGTCCAGCTCAACCCACTCCGCTCTGGCCAACCCGCAGTCACACACGTAGCTCCATAGTTAAAAAAGAGAAAGGACCACAAACATCACTCTCACGCTACAGCGCGTGTCTCCCAACCTCCTACAAAAGGTTGATTAAGATAACAGAGGGCCACGGTGGGCTCCTACCACCAATCCCAAACAAGCATCTCTTTGAGCTCCACGTTACCACTTCTCTCACTCTGTATAATGGCACCAACCCCACTGCCCTTTCTCTACTACCATCAACATTTTTAGCCCCCATGTTTTGCTCTTTGTTTGCCTCTGTGCCTCGATAAGAttccctttttcttttcttttttttcttcctGGGATTGGAGATTTCTTGCCTGGGATGGAGGGGGCGAGCAGTTGTGTGACGGCGCCTTTTGTCATGAAGACTTATCAGATGGTGAACGATGCGTTGACGAATGCTTTGATCACGTGGGGTTGCGGGAACAACAGCTTCATCGTTTTGGATCCGCTGGATTTCTCGCGGAAGATTTTACCCGTCTATTTCAAGCACAGCAATTTCGCTAGTTTCGTGCGCCAGCTCAATACATACGTGAGTGATTCGTGAGCTTCggggggttttttttttttttgtgtcgGGTTTCATTGTTTCTGCGTTCGGGTGGCTTTTGCTGGGATTTTCGATTTTTAATCTGTGGTTCGTTTGTGGGACTTTGTTTGCTTAGTTTTGTTCTTTACTAGGAGATTTTTTCATCTCGGTCAATTGATACCGGCATGGATGAACAGTGGGAGAGCGTCTCTGTTGCTCTCAACTTCggaaaatcatatattttataaaattatcattGACTGAGAAACATTGATTAGCTGCGATTCCTTTTTGGGTTTTCATtaagtttttttctttttggtatGGCAACAACTTGGCCCACACTTACTAACCTCCCATTACCATTTGTATTATTGGAATTGGTGCAGCCGAACCGAGTTTGGTTCACTTGCCAGATTGTCTACTTGAAGCAGttacttgagaattatttgactttttttttttttttttgccatcTTTAGTCCATCAAACAAAATATGTCAAAATGAGTATATGCCCTTTGTagtttttgatttggttgttaGGGAAGCTAATCTGATTACAAGGAACATTTTTTGGGGATTAACAAGAAAGAAAATGATTCAGTCTCTTCTCCTTCAATCAAGACTCTCTGCTGTTCTCTAGTACCCCTTCTACTTCTCATTTTCCTCTCTGATCCTTATTGTTCCCTTATATGTTAACATTTCAATCTATCTGCATATGTTGTCATGGACCAAAATTAACTATGAAAACTAGAACTATAAAGGCTCTACTGAAAACTTCTACAGTAGAACTTATCTGAGAGGGATTTGACAAAACGGGCTCAATCGTTGCTCATCATGGATAGATGGTAAATAAATGGAGAGTTTTTCCAAAAGGATTTGGGTCATAGAGGATAGCTCGGTGTTATTTACTTGGAAGATTAGCGTTGTTATACACATTTTAGTTGGGAAACTAAGTTTGACTTGTGTCTTGTGGGATTAAAAGTGATTTAACAGTAATCCAATAAAAATCTATATTTCTAGAGCTTCTGAGAAACAGCACACTTTTGTTGTATCTCACTATGCAATTATGCCGAATCATATATGGCCGCACTTCTTGTGGTTACACCTGTTCGGATTATTTAACATTGTTTTAAGCTCTCTTATTTTTTCCCATGTTTTGTATTCAATACTGTGATAGTTATCCTAATCTCCTAGTGTGAtgattatttctttttttttttttggcttttaTTCGATATGTGAATGGATGCCATTCCCTTTGATGTGGAGTTCATCGTAGTATTTTCTGTAAGTTGTGCATTCAAGTTCGGTCTTTAAATGCTTAATTTACCGGTGAAATGTATCTCAGAGCTCGGTAGGACTCTGTGTGTACTTTGTATTGTTTGGATCGAAAAAGAACTTCCCTTTAATTTCACCTTTAATTTCCTCCAGGGATTCAAAAAAGTCGATCCAGATCGCTGGGAGTTTGCAAATGAATGGTTCTTGCGTGGCCAAACACAGCTATTGAGCAACATTGTTCGGAAAAAGCATAGTACTAAAACTTACACTTCTCATCACAAAATCGAAGATGGTGAATTGTTTGATGAGAAGGAGCTAGTGATGGAGATTGCAAAGCTAAGGCAAGAGCAAAAGAGTTTAGAACAAGAGCTAGAAAGCATGACTCGTAGGCTTGAGGCAACAGAGAAACGACCTCAACAAATGATGACTTTCTTGTACAAAATTGTAGACGACCCCGAGATTTTACCCCGGATGATTCTTCAGAAAGAAAAGACGAGGCATCTATCGATCAACGACAGCAAAAAGAAGCGAAAGATAACGATGTCAtctacaacttcatcaaattctTCATCGGGAATGGCTATGTCTAGCTCATCAGTCGAGAGTGAAGAAGCTCGAGAAGATAGCACATTCAAGGAAACAACCCCAATTTCTTCCTCTGATGGAAACTCAAATACCGAGATTTGCTGCCAATCTTCGACACAGTTCGAGTTATCATCACCCGAATTGTTGCATCAGAGACAAAGCATGGTTGTGCCTGCTATTAGTTTAGAAAGTCTCGCTCCTGCCAGTTTCACGAGCTCGTCGATGCTAAGCTCATACAATGAAGATGGTGTGTTCGGGGCCGTTTCACCTGCTATAGATAACCTCATGGACTATAGTAACTTTGAAGGATTTAATGGTGGTTATTTTGGAGAACTGTTGACTTGGGAGAATGATAGTGATACACTACCTCATCCATTCCCATTCTCGGAGAGTGGCCTCTAGCAGGAATTCCAATGTTCAATTGGGATTTAGACATTTTTAGGCAATTCTGTTCTCATCTATTCCTTCTGTAGCCAAATAGTAAGTTCGTTTTACGATAAGTGACGctatatatttgtgtgtgtcTCGGATTATTTCCATTACAAGTTATTTAAGTTGTATATGTAATAAACTCGAAGTGTAATTCCAACGAGTTGTAAAATTTGTTGGTTCTAGAAGTTGCAAATCTGTAGTATATAAGACACCTCAAGGTGTTGGTGTATATTTTCTGTGCTATTTCTTTGAGCCCTCCCTGTGGATGACCTTGGAATTTTTGCATGCAACTCTCACCATCCTAGCCCAAGTTGTGAGGCCCATTTTGTTGCCCAGTTAGGTATGAA comes from the Henckelia pumila isolate YLH828 chromosome 1, ASM3356847v2, whole genome shotgun sequence genome and includes:
- the LOC140875466 gene encoding heat stress transcription factor A-7a-like isoform X1; the encoded protein is MEGASSCVTAPFVMKTYQMVNDALTNALITWGCGNNSFIVLDPLDFSRKILPVYFKHSNFASFVRQLNTYGFKKVDPDRWEFANEWFLRGQTQLLSNIVRKKHSTKTYTSHHKIEDGELFDEKELVMEIAKLRQEQKSLEQELESMTRRLEATEKRPQQMMTFLYKIVDDPEILPRMILQKEKTRHLSINDSKKKRKITMSSTTSSNSSSGMAMSSSSVESEEAREDSTFKETTPISSSDGNSNTEICCQSSTQFELSSPELLHQRQSMVVPAISLESLAPASFTSSSMLSSYNEDGVFGAVSPAIDNLMDYSNFEGFNGGYFGELLTWENDSDTLPHPFPFSESGL
- the LOC140875466 gene encoding uncharacterized protein isoform X2, which translates into the protein MDAIPFDVEFIVVFSGFKKVDPDRWEFANEWFLRGQTQLLSNIVRKKHSTKTYTSHHKIEDGELFDEKELVMEIAKLRQEQKSLEQELESMTRRLEATEKRPQQMMTFLYKIVDDPEILPRMILQKEKTRHLSINDSKKKRKITMSSTTSSNSSSGMAMSSSSVESEEAREDSTFKETTPISSSDGNSNTEICCQSSTQFELSSPELLHQRQSMVVPAISLESLAPASFTSSSMLSSYNEDGVFGAVSPAIDNLMDYSNFEGFNGGYFGELLTWENDSDTLPHPFPFSESGL